In one Streptomyces venezuelae genomic region, the following are encoded:
- the rho gene encoding transcription termination factor Rho codes for MSDTTDLMGVTADTPATDASAAPATGASAGSRRRRGTGLEGMVLAELQQVASGLGIKGTGRMRKSQLIEVIKEAQAGGGAPAKSAASSGDTTETKPKRRATSKARTGEDAEPAAKASAKAANGKSEGKADKAAAQQQIDIPGQPAGARASEGERGGEDQPPAERRRRRATAEAGSPETVAAEAKGDTSGDASDDKGAKGDKGNDGSGDNGGEGRRERRDRQGRGRDRDRRGNKGDDQQGGGRQDRQDRQQQGGGGRQDRQDRQRDNGPRADEDGDDFEGGRRGRRGRYRDRRGRRGRDEQGFGNEPQVSEDDVLIPVAGILDILDNYAFIRTSGYLPGPNDVYVSLAQVRKNGLRKGDHVTGAVRQPKDGERREKFNALVRLDSQNGMAPESGRGRPEFNKLTPLYPQDRLRLETDPGVLTTRIIDLVAPIGKGQRGLIVAPPKTGKTMIMQAIANAITHNNPECHLMVVLVDERPEEVTDMQRSVKGEVISSTFDRPAEDHTTVAELAIERAKRLVELGHDVVVLLDSITRLGRAYNLAAPASGRILSGGVDSTALYPPKRFFGAARNIEDGGSLTILATALVDTGSRMDEVIFEEFKGTGNAELKLDRKLADKRIFPAVDVDASGTRKEEILLGSDELAITWKLRRVLHALDQQQAIELLLDKMKQTKSNAEFLLQIQKTTPTPGNGND; via the coding sequence GTGAGCGACACCACCGATCTGATGGGCGTGACTGCCGACACGCCCGCCACGGACGCCTCCGCGGCGCCTGCCACCGGTGCTTCGGCCGGGTCGAGGCGGCGCCGCGGCACCGGCCTCGAGGGCATGGTGCTGGCGGAACTGCAGCAGGTCGCATCGGGCCTTGGGATCAAGGGCACCGGGCGCATGCGCAAGAGCCAGCTGATCGAGGTCATCAAGGAGGCGCAGGCAGGGGGCGGAGCCCCGGCGAAGAGCGCCGCCTCCTCGGGGGACACCACCGAGACCAAGCCCAAGCGCCGTGCCACCTCGAAGGCCCGCACGGGTGAGGACGCCGAGCCCGCCGCCAAGGCGAGCGCCAAGGCCGCGAACGGCAAGTCCGAGGGCAAGGCCGACAAGGCCGCGGCCCAGCAGCAGATCGACATCCCCGGTCAGCCCGCCGGCGCCCGCGCGAGCGAGGGTGAGCGCGGCGGAGAGGACCAGCCGCCGGCCGAGCGCCGCCGGCGCCGGGCCACCGCGGAGGCGGGCAGCCCGGAGACGGTCGCCGCCGAGGCGAAGGGCGACACCTCGGGCGACGCGTCCGACGACAAGGGCGCCAAGGGCGACAAGGGCAACGACGGCTCCGGCGACAACGGCGGCGAGGGCCGTCGCGAGCGCCGTGACCGGCAGGGCCGCGGCCGTGACCGCGACCGCCGCGGCAACAAGGGCGACGACCAGCAGGGCGGCGGCCGTCAGGACCGCCAGGACCGTCAGCAGCAGGGCGGCGGCGGGCGTCAGGACCGGCAGGACCGTCAGCGGGACAACGGCCCGCGGGCCGACGAGGACGGGGACGACTTCGAGGGCGGGCGTCGCGGACGCCGCGGGCGCTACCGCGACCGCCGTGGCCGTCGTGGCCGCGACGAGCAGGGCTTCGGCAACGAGCCGCAGGTCTCCGAGGACGACGTCCTGATCCCCGTCGCGGGCATCCTGGACATCCTCGACAACTACGCGTTCATCCGTACGTCGGGCTACCTCCCCGGTCCCAACGACGTCTACGTCTCGCTGGCCCAGGTCCGCAAGAACGGTCTGCGCAAGGGCGACCACGTCACCGGCGCGGTCCGGCAGCCCAAGGACGGCGAGCGCCGCGAGAAGTTCAACGCGCTCGTCCGCCTGGACTCCCAGAACGGCATGGCGCCCGAATCCGGGCGCGGGCGACCGGAGTTCAACAAGCTGACGCCCCTCTACCCGCAGGACCGGCTCCGTCTGGAGACCGACCCGGGCGTGCTCACCACCCGCATCATCGACCTCGTCGCGCCCATCGGCAAGGGACAGCGCGGTCTGATCGTGGCCCCGCCGAAGACCGGCAAGACCATGATCATGCAGGCGATCGCCAACGCGATCACGCACAACAACCCCGAGTGCCACCTGATGGTCGTCCTGGTCGACGAGCGTCCGGAAGAGGTCACCGACATGCAGCGGTCGGTGAAGGGCGAGGTCATCTCCTCGACCTTCGACCGCCCCGCCGAGGACCACACCACGGTCGCGGAGCTCGCCATCGAGCGCGCCAAGCGCCTCGTGGAGCTGGGTCACGACGTCGTCGTGCTGCTCGACTCGATCACGCGTCTGGGCCGTGCGTACAACCTCGCCGCCCCGGCCTCCGGCCGCATCCTGTCCGGTGGTGTCGACTCGACGGCCCTCTACCCGCCGAAGCGCTTCTTCGGTGCCGCGCGCAACATCGAGGACGGCGGCTCGCTGACCATCCTCGCCACGGCGCTCGTGGACACCGGCTCGCGCATGGACGAGGTCATCTTCGAGGAGTTCAAGGGCACCGGCAACGCCGAGCTCAAGCTCGACCGGAAGCTCGCCGACAAGCGCATCTTCCCGGCGGTGGACGTCGACGCGTCCGGCACCCGCAAGGAAGAGATCCTGCTCGGCTCCGACGAGCTCGCGATCACCTGGAAGCTGCGTCGCGTGCTGCACGCGCTCGACCAGCAGCAGGCGATCGAGCTGCTCCTGGACAAGATGAAGCAGACGAAGTCGAACGCCGAGTTCCTGCTGCAGATCCAGAAGACGACGCCGACGCCGGGCAACGGCAACGACTAG
- the rpmE gene encoding 50S ribosomal protein L31 — translation MKRDIHPEYVETQVSCTCGASFTTRSTISSGTVRAEVCSECHPFYTGKQKILDTGGRVARFEARFGKAGSAKK, via the coding sequence TTGAAGCGCGACATCCACCCCGAGTACGTCGAGACGCAGGTCAGCTGCACCTGTGGCGCGTCGTTCACCACCCGCAGCACGATCTCCAGCGGCACCGTCCGTGCCGAGGTCTGCTCCGAGTGCCACCCGTTCTACACGGGCAAGCAGAAGATCCTCGACACCGGTGGCCGTGTGGCCCGCTTCGAGGCCCGCTTCGGCAAGGCCGGCTCCGCCAAGAAGTAG
- a CDS encoding MraY family glycosyltransferase, with the protein MREYLLTLCITAAVTYLLTGPVRKFAIVAGAMPEIRARDVHREPTPRLGGIAMFFGLCAGLLVADHLPNLNAVFENSNEPRALLSGAALIWLIGVLDDKFEIDALIKLGAQMIAAGVMVMQGLTILWIPVPGVGTVSLTSGQGTLLTVALVVITINAVNFVDGLDGLAAGMVCIASAASFMYAYRIWYGYGIEAAAPATLFAAILMGMCLGFLPHNMHPARIFMGDSGSMLIGLILAAGAISVTGQVDPDTMKLNFGTGRDATHAMLPVFIPLLMPLTIIAIPFADLVLAIVRRTWNGKSPFAADRGHLHHRLLEIGHSHSRAVLIMYFWSALIAFGTVAYSVHSTSMWILLLIVALSALGLVLLLLPRFTPRTPRWAEAFVPPRYRRRRAAAAAELAARDATPTEEEAPVPAGVNGATAIGARSRFEERREAESSR; encoded by the coding sequence GTGCGTGAATACCTCCTGACGCTCTGCATCACGGCCGCGGTGACCTACCTGCTGACCGGCCCGGTGCGGAAGTTCGCGATCGTGGCCGGCGCCATGCCGGAGATCCGCGCTCGTGACGTGCACCGGGAGCCCACACCGCGGCTCGGCGGTATCGCGATGTTCTTCGGTCTGTGCGCGGGGCTCCTCGTCGCCGACCACCTGCCGAACCTCAACGCGGTCTTCGAGAACTCCAACGAACCGCGCGCGCTGCTCTCCGGCGCGGCACTGATCTGGCTGATCGGCGTCCTGGACGACAAGTTCGAGATCGACGCGCTGATCAAGCTCGGCGCCCAGATGATCGCCGCGGGCGTGATGGTCATGCAGGGTCTGACGATCCTGTGGATCCCGGTACCCGGCGTCGGCACGGTCTCGCTCACGTCCGGCCAGGGCACGCTGCTCACGGTGGCGCTCGTGGTGATCACCATCAACGCGGTCAACTTCGTCGACGGCCTCGACGGTCTCGCCGCGGGCATGGTGTGCATCGCGTCGGCCGCGTCCTTCATGTACGCCTACCGGATCTGGTACGGCTACGGCATCGAGGCCGCCGCGCCCGCCACGCTCTTCGCGGCGATCCTCATGGGCATGTGCCTCGGCTTCCTGCCGCACAACATGCACCCCGCCCGGATCTTCATGGGCGACTCCGGCTCGATGCTCATCGGGCTCATCCTCGCGGCGGGTGCGATCTCCGTCACCGGTCAGGTCGACCCGGACACGATGAAGCTGAACTTCGGCACCGGACGTGACGCGACGCACGCGATGCTTCCCGTCTTCATCCCGCTCCTGATGCCGCTCACGATCATCGCGATCCCCTTCGCGGACCTGGTCCTCGCGATCGTCCGGCGCACCTGGAACGGCAAGTCGCCCTTCGCCGCCGACCGCGGCCACCTCCACCACCGGCTCCTGGAGATCGGCCACTCGCACAGCCGCGCGGTGCTGATCATGTACTTCTGGTCGGCGCTCATCGCCTTCGGCACCGTCGCGTACTCGGTCCACTCGACGAGCATGTGGATCCTGCTGCTGATCGTCGCGCTCAGCGCGCTCGGCCTCGTCCTGCTCCTGCTGCCGCGCTTCACCCCGCGCACGCCGCGGTGGGCCGAGGCCTTCGTGCCGCCGCGCTACCGTCGCCGCCGTGCCGCTGCCGCCGCGGAACTCGCCGCGCGGGACGCGACGCCGACGGAAGAGGAAGCTCCGGTGCCCGCGGGCGTCAACGGAGCGACCGCGATCGGCGCCCGTTCGCGCTTCGAGGAGCGGCGAGAGGCCGAGTCGTCGCGTTGA
- a CDS encoding L-threonylcarbamoyladenylate synthase — protein sequence MARRYDTNDATDRTTGLREAASAVRRGELVVLPTDTVYGIGADAFSPEACSDLLDAKGRGRNMPTPVLIGSPNTLHGLVTDFSEMAWELVDAFWPGALTLIAKQQPSLQWDLGDTRGTVAIRMPLHPVAIELLTEVGPMAVSSANLTGHPAPEDCDAAQEMLGDSVSVYLDGGPTPGIVPSSIVDVTGKVPVLLRAGALDADELRKVVPDLEVAN from the coding sequence ATGGCACGGCGATACGACACCAACGACGCGACCGACCGTACGACCGGTCTGCGCGAGGCCGCGTCCGCCGTCCGCCGCGGCGAACTGGTCGTGCTGCCCACCGACACGGTCTACGGCATCGGCGCCGACGCCTTCTCCCCGGAGGCGTGCTCCGACCTGCTGGACGCCAAGGGCCGCGGCCGCAACATGCCCACGCCCGTCCTGATCGGCTCCCCGAACACGCTGCACGGCCTGGTCACCGACTTCTCCGAGATGGCCTGGGAGCTCGTCGACGCGTTCTGGCCGGGCGCCCTGACCCTCATCGCCAAGCAGCAGCCGTCCCTGCAGTGGGACCTCGGCGACACCCGCGGCACCGTCGCCATCCGCATGCCGCTGCACCCCGTCGCCATCGAGCTGCTCACCGAGGTCGGCCCGATGGCCGTCTCCTCGGCCAACCTGACGGGACACCCCGCCCCCGAGGACTGCGACGCCGCGCAGGAGATGCTCGGCGACTCCGTCTCCGTCTACCTGGACGGCGGCCCGACCCCCGGCATCGTCCCGTCGTCGATCGTCGACGTCACGGGCAAGGTGCCGGTGCTGCTCCGCGCGGGCGCACTCGACGCGGACGAGCTGCGCAAGGTGGTACCCGACCTCGAGGTGGCGAATTGA
- a CDS encoding LCP family protein, with the protein MTDESRAADAPKRGKRGRRRKPRSTRKKVLVVTAWTAAGVAVLGGTGLGYVYFKLNGNIKGVDINAALGTDRPLDVDNGSQDILVLGSDSRSGDNAKYGKDEGAARSDTAMIVHVYKGHKKASVVSIPRDTLISRPDCTTEDGKTEPGGQRQMFNTAYEVGGPACAVKTVEKMSGIRMDHYVEVDFTGFKKLIDTLGGVDITTKKAIHDKDSHLDLDAGTHTLNGEQALGLVRTRHGVGDGSDLGRIQLQQAFIKALLDQVKDVGVFSNPKKLFDLADDATSAVTTDSDLNDVKSLASFANGLKGIGAGDMKMVTLPIQYDPNDPNRVLPLEKADQQVWDALRADKPIPKSATEKSAGDKGDAGDVVSSH; encoded by the coding sequence ATGACCGACGAGAGCAGGGCCGCCGACGCGCCGAAGCGCGGCAAGCGGGGCCGCCGCCGCAAGCCGCGCAGTACGCGCAAGAAGGTGCTCGTCGTCACGGCCTGGACCGCCGCGGGTGTGGCCGTCCTCGGAGGCACCGGCCTCGGCTACGTGTACTTCAAGCTCAACGGCAACATCAAGGGCGTCGACATCAACGCCGCTCTCGGCACCGACCGCCCCCTGGACGTCGACAACGGCTCCCAGGACATCCTCGTCCTCGGCTCCGACTCCCGCTCCGGCGACAACGCCAAGTACGGCAAGGACGAGGGCGCCGCCCGCTCGGACACGGCGATGATCGTCCACGTCTACAAGGGCCACAAGAAGGCCAGCGTCGTCTCCATACCCCGCGACACCCTCATATCCAGGCCCGACTGCACCACCGAGGACGGGAAGACCGAGCCCGGCGGGCAGCGGCAGATGTTCAACACGGCGTACGAGGTCGGGGGCCCCGCCTGCGCCGTCAAGACCGTCGAGAAGATGTCCGGCATCCGGATGGACCACTACGTAGAGGTCGACTTCACGGGCTTCAAGAAGCTCATAGACACCCTCGGCGGCGTCGACATCACCACGAAGAAGGCCATCCACGACAAGGACAGCCACCTCGACCTGGACGCCGGCACCCACACCCTGAACGGCGAGCAGGCCCTCGGCCTGGTCCGCACCCGGCACGGCGTCGGCGACGGCAGCGACCTCGGCCGCATCCAGCTCCAGCAGGCCTTCATCAAGGCCCTCCTCGACCAGGTCAAGGACGTCGGCGTCTTCAGCAACCCGAAGAAGCTGTTCGACCTCGCGGACGATGCGACCAGCGCCGTCACCACCGACTCCGACCTGAACGACGTCAAGTCCCTCGCGAGCTTCGCCAACGGCCTCAAGGGCATCGGTGCGGGCGACATGAAGATGGTCACGCTGCCCATCCAGTACGACCCGAACGACCCCAACCGCGTGCTGCCCCTGGAGAAGGCCGACCAGCAGGTCTGGGACGCGCTCCGGGCCGACAAGCCCATCCCCAAGTCCGCCACGGAGAAGTCCGCGGGCGACAAGGGCGACGCGGGTGACGTGGTCTCCAGCCACTGA
- the prfA gene encoding peptide chain release factor 1: MFEAVEELIGEHADLERKLADPSVHADQANARKLNKRYAELTPIVATYRSWKQTGEDIETARELAADDPDFAAEVKDLERQRDEITEKLRLLLVPRDPSDDKDVILEIKAGAGGDESALFAGDLLRMYLRYAERIGWKTEIIDSTESELGGYKDVQVAVKTKGGQGATEPGQGVWARLKYEGGVHRVQRVPSTESQGRIHTSAAGVLVTPEAEEIDVEIHANDLRIDVYRSSGPGGQSVNTTDSAVRITHLPTGVVASCQNEKSQLQNKEQAMRILRSRLLAAAQEEAESKAADARRSQVRTVDRSEKIRTYNFPENRISDHRVGFKAYNLDQVLDGELDPVIQACVDADSAAKLAAA; the protein is encoded by the coding sequence ATGTTCGAGGCGGTCGAGGAACTGATCGGCGAGCACGCCGATCTCGAACGGAAGCTCGCGGACCCGTCGGTCCACGCCGACCAGGCCAACGCGCGCAAGCTCAACAAGCGCTACGCCGAGCTGACCCCGATCGTCGCGACGTACCGCTCCTGGAAGCAGACCGGGGAGGACATCGAGACCGCGCGCGAGCTCGCGGCCGACGACCCGGACTTCGCCGCCGAGGTCAAGGACCTGGAGCGGCAGCGCGATGAGATCACCGAGAAGCTGCGGCTGCTGCTCGTGCCCCGTGACCCGTCCGACGACAAGGACGTCATCCTGGAGATCAAGGCGGGCGCGGGCGGCGACGAGTCCGCCCTGTTCGCCGGCGACCTCCTGCGCATGTACCTGCGGTACGCGGAGCGCATCGGCTGGAAGACCGAGATCATCGACTCTACCGAGTCCGAGCTCGGCGGCTACAAGGACGTCCAGGTCGCCGTGAAGACCAAGGGCGGCCAGGGCGCGACCGAGCCGGGCCAGGGCGTCTGGGCGCGGCTGAAGTACGAGGGCGGCGTGCACCGTGTGCAGCGCGTGCCCTCCACCGAGTCGCAGGGGCGCATCCACACCTCGGCGGCCGGTGTCCTCGTGACGCCCGAGGCCGAGGAGATCGACGTCGAGATCCACGCCAACGACCTGCGCATCGACGTCTACCGCTCGTCGGGCCCCGGCGGCCAGTCCGTCAACACGACCGACTCCGCGGTCCGCATCACGCACCTGCCCACCGGCGTCGTGGCCTCCTGCCAGAACGAGAAGAGCCAGCTCCAGAACAAGGAGCAGGCGATGCGTATTCTGCGCTCCAGGCTCCTCGCCGCGGCCCAGGAAGAGGCGGAGAGCAAGGCCGCGGACGCCCGCCGCAGCCAGGTCCGCACGGTCGACCGCTCCGAGAAGATCCGTACGTACAACTTCCCGGAAAACCGGATCTCGGACCACCGCGTCGGCTTCAAGGCGTACAACTTGGACCAGGTGCTCGACGGTGAACTCGACCCGGTCATCCAGGCCTGCGTCGACGCCGACTCCGCCGCCAAGCTCGCCGCCGCGTAA
- the thrB gene encoding homoserine kinase, with translation MAGPAFRAAAVRVRVPATSANLGPGFDALGLSLGLYDDVVVRVADSGLNIDIAGEGSETLPRDESHLLVRSLRTAFDLLGGQPRGLEIVCANRIPHGRGLGSSSAAICAGIVAARAVTIGGEARLDDAALLELATEIEGHPDNVAACLLGGFTLSWMDGGTARAIRMEPVDSIVPVVFVPGKPVLTETARGLLPRTVPHVDAAANAGRAALLVEALTRRPELLLPATEDRLHQEYRSPAMPESAALVERLRADGVPAVISGAGPTVLALAEDSAADKVARLAGEGWAANRLELDASGASVLPLAP, from the coding sequence ATGGCCGGTCCCGCGTTCCGCGCCGCCGCCGTCCGGGTGCGCGTCCCCGCCACCAGCGCCAACCTCGGTCCGGGCTTCGACGCCCTGGGCCTGTCGCTGGGTCTGTACGACGACGTCGTCGTCCGGGTGGCCGACTCCGGCCTGAACATCGACATCGCCGGCGAGGGCAGTGAAACCCTCCCGCGCGACGAGTCGCATCTGTTGGTGCGTTCCCTGCGCACCGCCTTCGACCTGCTCGGCGGACAGCCGCGCGGCCTCGAGATCGTCTGCGCCAACCGCATCCCGCACGGCCGGGGCCTCGGCTCGTCGTCCGCCGCCATCTGCGCGGGCATCGTCGCCGCCCGCGCCGTGACCATAGGCGGCGAGGCCAGGCTCGACGACGCCGCGCTGCTCGAGCTGGCCACCGAGATCGAGGGCCACCCCGACAACGTCGCCGCCTGTCTGCTCGGCGGCTTCACGCTCTCCTGGATGGACGGGGGCACCGCCCGCGCGATCAGGATGGAGCCCGTCGATTCCATCGTTCCGGTGGTTTTCGTCCCCGGAAAGCCCGTCCTCACCGAGACGGCCCGCGGCCTGCTGCCGCGCACCGTCCCGCACGTCGACGCGGCCGCCAACGCGGGCCGTGCGGCCCTGCTCGTCGAGGCCCTGACCAGGCGCCCCGAGCTGCTGCTGCCCGCCACCGAGGACCGTCTGCACCAGGAGTACCGCTCTCCCGCCATGCCGGAGAGCGCCGCCCTGGTGGAGCGGCTGCGCGCCGACGGCGTGCCCGCGGTGATCTCCGGCGCGGGACCCACGGTCCTCGCGCTGGCCGAAGACAGTGCGGCCGACAAGGTCGCACGACTGGCGGGAGAGGGCTGGGCGGCCAACCGCCTGGAGCTCGACGCCTCCGGAGCGAGCGTGCTGCCGCTCGCGCCCTGA
- a CDS encoding protein-tyrosine-phosphatase: MTAPETGRGIAGFPGSADSFRILHVSTGNVCRSPITERLTRHALADRLGDPLTGGLIVESAGTWGHEGAPMETNAETVLADFGADPTGFMGRELLDDHVIRADLVLTATRDHRAQVISMGHSAGLRTFTLKEFTRLVRAIDMTTLPDPDGGVVERARALVRAAAALRGWLLAPNVEADEVYDPYGAPLPFFRSVGDEINQALDPVVTALTGVPAHM; the protein is encoded by the coding sequence TTGACAGCCCCTGAGACGGGGCGTGGCATAGCGGGCTTCCCGGGCTCTGCGGACTCCTTCCGCATCCTCCACGTCAGTACCGGCAACGTGTGCCGCTCACCCATCACCGAGCGGCTGACCAGACATGCCCTGGCCGACCGCCTCGGCGACCCCCTCACCGGCGGTCTGATCGTGGAGAGCGCGGGCACCTGGGGCCACGAGGGCGCCCCCATGGAGACCAACGCCGAGACGGTCCTCGCCGACTTCGGCGCGGACCCCACCGGCTTCATGGGCCGCGAGCTCCTCGACGACCACGTCATCCGCGCCGACCTGGTGCTGACCGCGACCCGCGACCACCGGGCGCAGGTCATCTCCATGGGGCACTCGGCGGGCCTGCGCACGTTCACGCTCAAGGAGTTCACGCGGCTCGTACGGGCCATAGACATGACGACGCTGCCGGACCCGGACGGCGGAGTGGTGGAGCGGGCCCGCGCCCTGGTGCGGGCCGCCGCCGCGCTGCGCGGCTGGCTCCTCGCGCCGAACGTGGAGGCCGACGAGGTGTACGACCCCTACGGGGCGCCCCTGCCGTTCTTCCGGTCGGTGGGCGACGAGATCAACCAGGCCCTCGACCCCGTGGTGACGGCGCTGACCGGGGTGCCCGCGCACATGTAG
- the glyA gene encoding serine hydroxymethyltransferase, with protein MSLSTVSTAPTAPAAYTDLEGLRRQDPELAEVLAAEAARQADALQLIAAENFTSPAVLTALGSPLANKYAEGYPGARHHGGCELVDIAERIAVDRAKALFGAEHANVQPHSGSSAVLAAYAALLRPGDTVLAMGLPYGGHLTHGSPANFSGRWFDFVGYGVDPESGLIDYDQVHALARSHRPKAIVCGSISYPRHIEYAAFREIADDVGAYLIADAAHPMGLIAGGAAPNPVPHADVVCATTHKVLRGPRGGLLLCGADLAERIDRAVFPFTQGGAQMHTIAAKAVAFGEAATPAFTGYAHQVVRNARVLAEALAAGGFAVTTGGTDTHLILADPTPMGVDAHTARGRLAASGIFLDACALPHGDTRGLRLGTAAVTTQGMGAAEQARIAGLLVEAVREDTNVRDEVRELVGGFPPYPA; from the coding sequence ATGTCGCTCAGCACGGTCAGCACCGCACCCACCGCACCCGCCGCCTACACGGACCTCGAAGGGCTGCGCAGGCAGGACCCCGAGCTGGCCGAGGTCCTCGCCGCGGAAGCCGCCCGGCAGGCCGACGCGCTGCAGCTGATCGCCGCAGAGAACTTCACCTCGCCCGCCGTCCTGACCGCGCTCGGCTCGCCGCTGGCAAACAAGTACGCCGAGGGCTATCCGGGTGCGCGCCACCACGGCGGCTGCGAGCTCGTCGACATCGCCGAGCGGATCGCCGTCGACCGCGCCAAGGCCCTGTTCGGCGCCGAGCACGCCAACGTGCAGCCGCACTCCGGCTCGTCCGCCGTCCTCGCCGCGTACGCCGCGCTGCTGCGGCCCGGCGACACGGTCCTGGCGATGGGCCTGCCGTACGGCGGCCACCTCACGCACGGCTCGCCCGCGAACTTCTCCGGCCGGTGGTTCGACTTCGTCGGGTACGGAGTGGACCCCGAGAGCGGCCTCATTGACTACGACCAGGTGCACGCCCTGGCCCGCTCGCACCGCCCCAAGGCCATCGTCTGCGGCTCGATCTCCTACCCGCGCCACATCGAGTACGCGGCCTTCCGCGAGATCGCCGACGACGTGGGCGCGTACCTCATCGCCGACGCCGCGCACCCCATGGGCCTGATCGCCGGGGGAGCGGCGCCGAACCCGGTCCCGCACGCGGACGTCGTCTGCGCCACGACACACAAGGTCCTGCGCGGCCCGCGAGGCGGCCTCCTGCTGTGCGGGGCGGATCTCGCGGAACGGATCGACCGGGCCGTCTTCCCGTTCACGCAGGGCGGCGCCCAGATGCACACGATCGCCGCCAAGGCCGTGGCGTTCGGCGAGGCGGCCACTCCGGCGTTCACGGGGTACGCCCATCAGGTGGTCCGCAACGCACGCGTCCTGGCCGAAGCGCTGGCCGCCGGCGGCTTCGCCGTCACGACCGGAGGCACGGACACCCATCTGATCCTGGCCGATCCGACCCCCATGGGAGTGGACGCCCACACGGCCCGCGGCCGCCTCGCCGCGTCCGGGATCTTCCTCGACGCCTGCGCGCTGCCGCACGGCGACACCCGCGGCCTGCGCCTCGGCACGGCGGCCGTCACGACCCAGGGCATGGGCGCCGCGGAACAGGCGCGCATCGCGGGACTCCTGGTCGAAGCGGTGCGCGAGGACACGAACGTACGAGACGAGGTACGCGAACTGGTGGGAGGATTTCCGCCGTATCCGGCCTAG
- the prmC gene encoding peptide chain release factor N(5)-glutamine methyltransferase, with product MNLLLAEVAQATQRLADAGVPSPRNDAEELAAFVHGVKRGELHSVKDSDFDARYWETVARREAREPLQHITGRAFFRYLELQVGPGVFVPRPETESVVGWAIDAVRAMDVVEPLIVDLCTGSGAIALAMAQEVPRSRVHAVELSEDALKWTRKNVEGSRVELVRGDAREAFPELDGQVDLVISNPPYIPLTEWEYVAPEARDYDPELALFSGEDGLELIRGIERTAHRLLRPGGVVVIEHADTQGGQVPWIFTEERGWADAADHPDLNNRPRFATARKAMP from the coding sequence GTGAACCTGCTGCTCGCGGAAGTGGCCCAGGCCACCCAGCGGCTGGCCGACGCCGGCGTGCCCTCGCCGCGCAACGACGCGGAGGAGCTCGCCGCCTTCGTGCACGGCGTGAAGCGGGGCGAGCTGCACTCCGTCAAGGACTCCGACTTCGACGCCCGCTACTGGGAGACGGTCGCGCGCCGCGAGGCCCGCGAACCGTTGCAGCACATCACGGGCCGGGCCTTCTTCCGGTACCTGGAGCTGCAGGTCGGCCCCGGTGTCTTCGTGCCGCGTCCGGAGACCGAGTCCGTCGTCGGGTGGGCCATAGACGCCGTCCGCGCGATGGACGTCGTCGAACCGCTCATCGTCGACCTGTGCACCGGTTCGGGCGCCATCGCCCTCGCCATGGCGCAGGAGGTCCCGCGCTCGCGGGTGCACGCCGTGGAGCTGTCCGAGGACGCCCTGAAATGGACGCGGAAGAACGTCGAGGGGTCCAGGGTCGAACTCGTGCGCGGGGACGCCAGGGAGGCCTTTCCCGAGCTCGACGGACAGGTCGACCTCGTGATCTCCAACCCGCCGTACATCCCGCTCACCGAGTGGGAGTACGTCGCCCCTGAAGCCCGTGACTACGACCCCGAGCTCGCCCTCTTCTCCGGCGAGGACGGCCTGGAACTGATCCGCGGCATCGAGCGCACCGCGCACCGGCTGCTTCGGCCCGGGGGAGTGGTCGTCATCGAGCACGCGGACACCCAGGGCGGCCAGGTCCCGTGGATCTTCACCGAGGAACGCGGCTGGGCCGACGCGGCCGACCACCCCGACCTCAACAACCGCCCGCGCTTCGCCACCGCCCGCAAGGCGATGCCGTGA